A single region of the Nicotiana sylvestris chromosome 6, ASM39365v2, whole genome shotgun sequence genome encodes:
- the LOC138870450 gene encoding uncharacterized protein, translated as MGLKSIQPYASYRVLRQLGRCQIVPKDEDLSTQVIEISSDGQFPEARVRQIWSQCQYLEANTCVLNQARGEVSPGYQAWYKGEMSSGSPAKRSHLQEFAKASQEHWDRLAKEREYLAEIGKLKQQIKDLKFKNKVQVDADKGKKNRLTRESENLKAQIRRMKMDANNQLRSWADTRLIAELRSQVSKSREDLERSEACIARMQIRWAKVTAARREHLWQVKRDYEMSVTTLREINSILNNRVLKQARDARTDREHCYESIARMEEQMERFQDHLIDNTRILGLKNQRIEQLDREHANPLENLLTDVDDTEVGDGLGNVDIELNG; from the exons atgggacttaagagcattcaaccttatgcgtcgtatcgggttttgaggcaacttgggaggtgccAGATAGTGCCCAAAGATGAGGATTTAAGCACTCAGGTAattgagatcagttccgatggTCAGTTTCCTGAAGCGagggtccgccagatttggagccaatgtcaatacttagaggcaaatacttgtgtgttgAATCAAgcaagaggggaagtttcacctggatatcaggcttggtacaaaggggaaatgtCGTCTGGAAGTCCGGCTAAAAGATCTCACCTTCAAGAGTTTGCCAAGGCTTCACAAGAACATTGGGaccggttggccaaagagcgggaatatcttgccgaaataggcaagctgaaacaacagattaaggatctaaaatttaagaacaaagtGCAGGTTGATGCCGACAAGGGAAAAAAGAACAGATTAACCAGAGAAAGCGAGAACCTCAAAGCCCAGATCCGGAGGATGAAAATGGATGCCAACAACCAACTGAGAAGCTGGGCTGATAcgaggttgatagcagagttgaggagtcaggtcagcaaaagccgagaagacttggagagatctgagGCTTGTATAGCAAGAATGCAGATCAGGTGGGCAAAAGTTACAGCAGcgcggagagagcacctatggcaagtgaaaagggactacgaaatgagtgttacaacattgagagaaataaactccattctcaataatcgggtccttaaacaagctcgggatgctagaacagatagggAACACTGCTATGAgtcaatagcccgaatggaagaacaaatggagaggttccaagatcatctcattgacaatactcgaatattgggactaaagaatcaacggatagaacaact tgatagggagcacgcgaatcctcttgagaacttgttgacagaTGTTGATGATACTGAAGTTGgtgatggtcttggcaatgttgatatagagctcaatggctaa
- the LOC104217998 gene encoding glycine-rich cell wall structural protein 1.0-like, translating into MKVYVIVFIVFASMAFTACNLCCCLCAGRDRIKKPKGSDVEIGTKKKSATSYGGTKDGNMIVLAGVGAAVAGTAAAAAVASRSAKDKRKGNSNISGGCGAAVGGGVTDNSGANQGCCCGGGGGCGGGCGGGCGGCGG; encoded by the coding sequence ATGAAAGTATACGTTATAGTCTTCATAGTCTTCGCTTCTATGGCTTTCACGGCTTGTAATTTATGCTGCTGCTTATGCGCCGGCCGAGATAGGATTAAGAAGCCAAAAGGATCCGACGTAGAAATAGGTACAAAGAAAAAGAGCGCCACCAGCTATGGCGGCACAAAAGACGGGAATATGATTGTTTTGGCCGGGGTTGGTGCTGCAGTAGCTGGCACTGCGGCGGCTGCAGCTGTGGCAAGTAGGAGTGCTAAAGATAAACGGAAGGGTAATAGCAATATTAGTGGTGGTTGTGGAGCGGCAGTTGGAGGTGGTGTTACGGATAATTCTGGTGCGAACCAAGGTTGTTGTTGTGGTGGCGGTGGTGGTTGTGGCGGCGGTTGTGGCGGTGGTTGTGGTGGGTGTGGAGGTTAG